Below is a genomic region from Synechococcales cyanobacterium T60_A2020_003.
AAGCGATTCGATTTTTCCGTACTCGTCCCCAGGGCGGAACCATTATCAACATTGCCAGCCGTGCTGCCTTTCGGGGAGATGGCCCAGAATTTATGCACTATGCCGCCTCCAAAGGGGGTATCATTGCCCTGACTCGCAGCATTGCCCGGGGATTCGCCTCTGATGGCGTGATTGCCTACGCGATCGCCCCTGGCTTTGTGCATACCGATCGCATTGAGGAGGTGATGCAAACCCGTGGCGCAGAGTATGTCACGCGGGATATTCCCCTCGGTGCGCCCGCCCCACCCCAAGATGTGGCGAATACGATCGCGTTTCTGGCGTCGGGGTTAGCCCCCCACATCACCGGAGCCACCATCGATATCAACGGGGCGTCCTACGTGCGGTAGGCGATCGCAGTCCTGGAGCCGATTGGCAAAGGCTTCTATGGTAAAAATTCCTAGCGTGTTGCCCAGAAACGGCAGGTGTCCTTTGGGGGCACGTAGGCTGAAGGTAATTTCGTCGTAGCATTTCCAATGGTTGGGGTTCCAGAGGTGATTGATGCGCCAACCGAGGCGATCGCCCACGGCTGCCCAGGTATCCGCCTTGCTCCAAAACAAGGTGTAGTAGGGCATCCATACATCCCGCTGGACGCTAAAGCCAAATTGCCCGCGACTGGCCTGGAGCCAGAGTTGATCAATCGTTTGCAAGTCGTGACAGGGCAATTCCGCGATGAGATCCGGCTGGAGCTGTTCGGCTCGGTTCACCCGACTGGCTCGCATCAATAAGCGCAAGGTTTCCTGATCGGCGGCTTTCCATTGTTTGGTCATCAGCAGATCGCGCAACCGCAGATAGCTCAATCCGTCGGTGGAAAAAAACTCCAACACTTTCTGGATGCGTGCTTCTGGGCGATCGCGCAGGTGTTCGTAGGTGATCTGCTGGAGTTCATCCGACAAATCCGGCAGGTGGTGTAGGAGCACATCCAGCCCCGCATGGTCTAACTCCAAGGCATCGGCGATCGCCTCCAGTTGCTCGGCCTCGATCGCACTGTTCAACCGGGTTTTGACCGACGTGAGGGCAAACTGCTGCACCGCATCGGTTGCCAGGGGATGATCAATGTCCTTCAGGAGCGCATAGGCAGCCTTTTGCACAGAACGATCGCGATCGCCCAATGCGCCAATCACCAGTTCTACCCCGATCTGTCCGTGATGGAGAGCTTCCGGTAAGGCTGCTAACCGCTGCTGGACATGGGGACTCGTGAGCCGTTGTTTCACCCCGGCTAAGCCCCCCAGAACAGTGCCCTGAGCGGGTGGAGCCGCTTGCCCCCCTAACACGGCATCGTGAGCCTGAGGCTGATGGATGGACTGAGTTGAGTGCTTGCGTGTCATTAGGGAATACCCCAAACCCCCACAGTGCGATCTTCGCTGCCGCTGATAATCCAATGTCCGCTGGGTGCAGCCGCGATCGCCGTTACCAGACTAGTGTGCCCACTCAGCACCACAACTTCTCGCCCCTGCTGTAAATCCCAAATGCGGATCTTGGACTGACTGCTGCTGATCAGATAGCGATCGCCATGAATCATCGTGGATGCAATGGATCGGGGTTTGGGGCGATCGCGACCCGCCATTGGATGCAAATCGCGATGCCCAGATTCTGTATCCTGCTCTCCGTCTGTACGGAGCCAGTCTGGGTGTGCCCACTGGGTTTGATCATCTAGCCATCCGTGGGTCAGTTGATTCATGGCATCGGTCGGTTGGGATGCCACCTTAGGTGAGGATTCTGGAAACCCATTCAGATCCCAATCCTGCAACGAATCGGGGGGTAACTCCTGACCGTTTCGCAAACTCCAAACTCGCAGTTGATGATCGGTGTCGCGCAAGACCAGCGATCGCCCATCGGGGCTGATGGTGAGCGTACTGACAAAAAAGGGAGCCGTAAAGGAGAGATAGGATTCCTGGGCGTGGAGATCCCAAACGTAGATGGTGCGATCGCGACTGCTGCTGACGATCGTTTGCTCGTCTGGACTGATCGCCACGGCGGTAATGCCCTGGGGATGACCGCGTAATGCACAGCACTGCTCAAACAAAACAAAGGGACAGTAGGACTCTAGGGCTTGCTGGGCGATCGCTGCCGGATTATCCCGTAAAAGTTGGTATGCCGCCCGCTGCACCTCAATCACCGGATCGTGGAGTGCTTGGACGATCGCCTCTAGACCCTCTATGCCATAGCCAAGCATCTGCTGAAGGGCTGCAATCCGCTGGGCAGGAACCGGATGCCCCAAGCGCTGCTTGACCCCGTCGAGTCCACCCAAAACAACCCCACTCGGCGGAACGGTGTA
It encodes:
- a CDS encoding SDR family oxidoreductase, whose amino-acid sequence is MIDLSGKVILITGASRGIGAVTAKTLSQAGAEVVLHYGQGAADIQAVADSIGRDRGQVIQKDLSVPQAAIALWQAAIAWKGRIDVVVNNAATMPSAGVDDDLDQWQQAWTETLQVNLMAVADICREAIRFFRTRPQGGTIINIASRAAFRGDGPEFMHYAASKGGIIALTRSIARGFASDGVIAYAIAPGFVHTDRIEEVMQTRGAEYVTRDIPLGAPAPPQDVANTIAFLASGLAPHITGATIDINGASYVR
- a CDS encoding GUN4 domain-containing protein, with the protein product MTRKHSTQSIHQPQAHDAVLGGQAAPPAQGTVLGGLAGVKQRLTSPHVQQRLAALPEALHHGQIGVELVIGALGDRDRSVQKAAYALLKDIDHPLATDAVQQFALTSVKTRLNSAIEAEQLEAIADALELDHAGLDVLLHHLPDLSDELQQITYEHLRDRPEARIQKVLEFFSTDGLSYLRLRDLLMTKQWKAADQETLRLLMRASRVNRAEQLQPDLIAELPCHDLQTIDQLWLQASRGQFGFSVQRDVWMPYYTLFWSKADTWAAVGDRLGWRINHLWNPNHWKCYDEITFSLRAPKGHLPFLGNTLGIFTIEAFANRLQDCDRLPHVGRPVDIDGGSGDVGG